One window of the Synergistaceae bacterium genome contains the following:
- a CDS encoding alpha/beta hydrolase — protein MRKIFAILCVFFITTLTASAENIDVKISVSGVGISENVEFARYDTWPEASLKMNVFAPADGKKHPAVVFIPGGAWIAAPKESGYYLCMKLAENGFVAASVEYRVIGAADYTEIIADAKAAVRFLRANADKFNIDSGKIAAMGQSAGGYLAIMLGVTGDDKFNSGDNLKQSSEVQAVVDFFGPTDLTKIANDYSDEKKAIYYSPSSFVSIFANGVAGYKNRKGGSILDTPGTAHASNPLNYISKKTPPFLIFHGDSDKTVSTSQSKILHEALTANGIDSTLYIIKGGEHDGKYFYQPEVMKIITDFLNRVLK, from the coding sequence ATGAGAAAGATTTTCGCGATTCTTTGTGTGTTTTTCATTACGACTTTGACAGCCTCAGCAGAAAATATTGATGTCAAAATCTCCGTGTCTGGAGTCGGAATTTCTGAAAACGTTGAGTTTGCGAGATATGACACATGGCCGGAAGCTAGCCTGAAGATGAATGTCTTTGCCCCTGCTGACGGGAAAAAGCACCCCGCTGTTGTGTTCATTCCCGGCGGCGCGTGGATCGCAGCTCCGAAAGAGTCAGGCTATTATCTGTGCATGAAGCTGGCGGAGAATGGCTTTGTTGCGGCCTCGGTTGAGTATCGCGTTATAGGTGCAGCCGACTACACCGAAATTATCGCAGACGCAAAAGCCGCTGTGCGTTTCCTCCGGGCGAACGCTGACAAGTTCAACATAGACAGCGGAAAAATTGCGGCAATGGGACAATCCGCAGGGGGCTATCTCGCGATCATGCTGGGCGTTACGGGTGATGATAAATTTAATTCGGGGGACAATCTCAAGCAAAGCAGTGAAGTTCAAGCTGTCGTTGACTTTTTCGGGCCGACTGACTTAACGAAAATTGCCAATGATTATTCCGATGAGAAAAAAGCCATCTACTATTCGCCGTCAAGTTTCGTGTCGATATTCGCGAACGGTGTCGCAGGCTACAAGAACAGGAAGGGCGGAAGCATTCTCGACACTCCCGGAACAGCGCACGCCTCGAATCCGCTGAACTACATCAGCAAAAAGACCCCTCCGTTCTTAATCTTTCACGGTGACTCAGACAAGACAGTATCAACAAGCCAGTCAAAAATTTTACACGAGGCATTAACCGCAAACGGAATCGACTCAACGCTCTACATCATCAAAGGCGGAGAGCATGACGGAAAATATTTCTATCAGCCTGAAGTCATGAAAATAATAACGGACTTCCTTAACCGAGTACTGAAATAA
- the guaA gene encoding glutamine-hydrolyzing GMP synthase, with the protein MLADNENIIIINCGSQFTQLIARRLREMKVHSVIFNWDADIGKIKSCSPKGIIISGGPDSVNDPDAITIAPEIISLGCPVMGICYGMQLLAKMTGGTVISGHVREYGVTEIHKAGGDSVILSENIPDTGRVLMSHGDNVAELPPGFRATSLTDTGIIASIEDTSRNFYGLQFHPEVVSTESGNYILRNFAFTVCKCHGDWNLSNWVDSTIAAIRETVGDSKVVCGLSGGVDSSVAATLVHKAIGDNLQCVFVNHGLMRLNEPESVMKEYENIGLNVKYVDASEIFLRELDGVTDPEKKRKIIGRLFIEVFDGEAKKIDGAEWLLQGTIYPDVIESGTKKGSALIKSHHNVGGLPEKMNLKLLEPLRDLFKDEVRRLGKIIGMPDEIISRQPFPGPGLAVRCLGAVTKERLDTLRKADAIFREELKKAGLYSGIWQAFCVLLPVKSVGVMGDSRTYNEAVVLRAIHSQDAMTAEWSRIDYDVVDRVSKRICNEVPGINRVVMDVTSKPPATIEWE; encoded by the coding sequence TTGCTGGCAGACAACGAGAATATTATCATCATCAACTGCGGCTCACAGTTCACACAGCTTATAGCAAGAAGGCTACGTGAAATGAAAGTACACAGCGTAATCTTCAACTGGGACGCGGACATCGGGAAAATAAAATCCTGTTCACCCAAAGGCATAATCATCTCAGGAGGCCCCGACAGCGTAAATGACCCTGACGCAATCACGATAGCCCCGGAAATTATTTCGCTGGGCTGTCCCGTCATGGGTATCTGCTACGGTATGCAACTGCTCGCGAAAATGACGGGCGGGACAGTCATCTCCGGCCATGTGCGTGAATACGGCGTTACGGAAATCCATAAAGCCGGGGGCGACTCCGTAATCCTCAGCGAGAATATACCCGATACAGGGCGCGTACTCATGAGCCACGGCGATAATGTCGCGGAGCTTCCGCCGGGGTTCCGTGCAACATCGCTCACTGACACCGGCATAATCGCGTCAATTGAGGACACCTCACGGAATTTTTACGGACTCCAGTTTCACCCGGAAGTCGTCAGCACAGAGAGCGGGAATTATATCCTGCGTAATTTCGCTTTCACCGTCTGCAAATGCCACGGGGATTGGAATTTGTCGAACTGGGTAGACAGCACAATAGCGGCGATACGTGAGACTGTCGGAGACTCTAAGGTAGTGTGCGGGCTTTCGGGGGGAGTCGATTCCAGCGTTGCGGCTACACTCGTCCACAAGGCAATAGGCGACAATCTTCAGTGCGTTTTCGTCAATCACGGATTAATGCGCCTGAATGAGCCTGAATCCGTCATGAAGGAGTATGAGAATATCGGCCTCAATGTGAAGTATGTCGATGCGTCAGAAATATTTTTGCGTGAGCTTGACGGAGTTACAGACCCGGAGAAGAAGCGAAAGATTATCGGGCGGCTTTTCATTGAAGTTTTTGACGGTGAAGCAAAGAAGATTGACGGAGCAGAATGGCTTTTGCAGGGAACAATATACCCTGATGTAATCGAGAGCGGGACAAAGAAAGGATCAGCCCTCATAAAATCACATCACAATGTCGGCGGGCTTCCCGAAAAAATGAACCTGAAACTTCTTGAGCCTCTGCGGGATTTGTTCAAAGACGAGGTTAGGAGGCTGGGAAAAATTATCGGAATGCCTGACGAAATAATCAGCCGTCAGCCTTTCCCCGGGCCGGGACTCGCAGTGAGGTGTCTCGGTGCTGTAACAAAAGAGAGACTCGACACTCTCAGGAAAGCGGATGCTATTTTCCGGGAGGAGCTGAAAAAGGCCGGACTCTATTCGGGAATCTGGCAGGCGTTCTGCGTGCTGTTGCCGGTGAAGTCTGTCGGGGTAATGGGCGACAGCAGAACATACAATGAAGCGGTAGTGCTTAGGGCGATACACTCACAGGACGCTATGACGGCTGAATGGAGCAGGATAGATTATGACGTTGTAGACCGCGTGTCAAAGCGAATCTGCAATGAAGTGCCCGGTATCAACCGCGTTGTGATGGACGTAACATCAAAGCCCCCGGCAACTATCGAATGGGAATAG